CTGCTGGGTCGCCTCGAGGATCCGAAGCCACGCCGTGATTCCGGGAATGCTCATCCCGAGCGGGGCGGCAAGATCGGTCTTGTTGAGAATGCGGCCGTGCCGCGCGGCGAGGAGCGCGAGGAACCTCCGGAAGGCGGCCAGATCTTGAACGGCGGCGATCGAGCGCACGTCTCTTTCGAGATACGTCTGGAGGTAGGAACTGAACCAGAGAGACGCCGCGCGGGGCCTCGCGAGGACCTCGGGATAGCCCCCGCGGAGGATCCCGACCTTCGGATGCTCGCGCACCGACATCGGAAAGAGGTGGAGAACGGCGGCCCTTCCCGCCATCGACTCGCTCACGTTCCGCATGAGCCCTGCCTCGCGCGAGCCGGTGAGGAACCAACGGCCCATCCGGCGTGGGGCTCGGTCGATCCGCGCTCGGACGAAGTTGAAGACCTCGGGGACGTTCTGGATCTCGTCGAGGATGGCGGGGAGCCGCACGTCGTCGAGGAACCCTTGCGGGTCGGATCGGAAGCGCGCGACGAGATCCGGATCCTCGAAGAGGTAATACCCGGCGTCGGGGAGGAGATGGCGAAGAAGGAAGGTCTTTCCGGCGCGACGGGGTCCCGTGAGAACCACCGCGGGAAAGTCCCGCGCGGCGGCGAGGACCCGGCGCTCGAGCTCGCGACGCACGTACCGCATGACTGAGAAATCTAAGGTGCCGCCTTAGAAAACTCAAGAGGGAAATCGGGGGGCAGGGACCCTTTCTTGCTTCGACGGCTCACCGGCGTGGGGGTTCCCAATCGTGCGCTCGTCATCGAACGAGCGAAAAAGGCCAGGCGTCCCCTCTTTTATCGGATCAGATGCAGCCGGACGGTCTCCGTCGTGCTTCCGGAGCGAAGCTCGGCGAAGTAGATGCCGGAGGCGGCCTCCTCGCCGCCGTTCCCTCGCCCGTCCCACGTTTCTTCGTATGCGCCGGCGGGGAGCGCCTC
This region of Candidatus Eisenbacteria bacterium genomic DNA includes:
- a CDS encoding ATP-binding protein, which codes for MRYVRRELERRVLAAARDFPAVVLTGPRRAGKTFLLRHLLPDAGYYLFEDPDLVARFRSDPQGFLDDVRLPAILDEIQNVPEVFNFVRARIDRAPRRMGRWFLTGSREAGLMRNVSESMAGRAAVLHLFPMSVREHPKVGILRGGYPEVLARPRAASLWFSSYLQTYLERDVRSIAAVQDLAAFRRFLALLAARHGRILNKTDLAAPLGMSIPGITAWLRILEATQQIVLVPPFFENLGKRLVKSPKLYLADSGLVCHLLGIDTEAELRKSPLLGEVFEGFLAAEIVKAQVNAGRRPEIYTFRDQQGLEVDFLVPMKGGRFALIEAKASRTAVPSMAAPMLRLAEAWKARRGARSRIDLFVVHESPRACAPSRAIAPGVRALPWPIFLKEMKLD